The Nocardia vinacea genome contains the following window.
TACCCGGCGGCGTAGAGCATGTTGCCGAAGTTGGTGAGGGCGTCGGCCAGGTTCGTACAGGTCTGCATCGTTTCCTGGGCGACGCGGTCGTAGGTCTTGCCCCATTGTTCGCAGCCCGCGGTGTTACCGGCCATGCTCGCGCATTCACCTTTGACCGCATCGTGGACCGGTTTGTCGGCGGTACGGAGGTCGGTGGCCAAGGCGTGGCATTTCTTGCCGGCGTCGTAGTAGGTCTGCCAGTCGATAACCAGTACACCCATGTTTCTTATCCCTGGGAGAACATTTTGTAATTCGTGTCGTGGGCGGTGGTGTAGCGCGTGTGGGCCGCCTTGGCCGCGTCGCTCATATCCTTCACGCCTTCGACGAATTCCCTTGCACCAGTGACCCATTGAGTGTGGGCATCGGCATATGCCTGGGCGGCAACACCTTCCCACCCACTCCCGGTCAAGGTAGCGACCCGATCGTCGATTTCATCGAGATGCTCGCCAATGAAGCCAGCGAGTCCGGACAGACGGACCACGATCTCATCGAGATGGTCCAGGTCGACCGAAAACTGAGAGCTCATGGCAGATCCAAACTCGAAGTGTTCAATACAGCGGCGTTGCTCTCATCACGCGCCTGATAGGTATCTGCAGTGACGCCGAGCTTTTCCGCCATCCCAGTCAGGGCGGTCATGATCGTGGTGCCGCCATCGCGGACCTCGGTCCAGCCCTCTGAGAATTCATTGGCCGCGTCCCCGGTCCAGCTGCCATCGGTCAGCGAAGCGACGTCCTTAGCCGCGGAGTCCAGTGCCGATCGCAGTGCCTCGGCCAACTCGTAGACGTACTTGCCAACCTCCCGCACCTTCTCGGGCACCACCGAGAGGTTCTGGCCAGAGGCTGGTGTCCCCCCATCACTCATGACGCGAATCCTAACCGATGCCCGTTGGGGTAGCGATAGAGCGAAGTGGGAGACCTTGGGACGCTGGGTGTGTAGGTCAGCGTGTCGCCTTCGACAGCTGCCTTGTTGGGTCGTCCACTTCGAATTCCACAGTGTGGCTATGGATCTCGACATTCAGTGGGCCGAATTCCGTCATGTACAGATCGGTCTCCCGTGCGGGCTGCGAACTCCTGTGCCGCTCGTACATGGTCGGCTGCTGCGTGGTAGTTCAGCGTCCGGGCGTCCTTGATCGCACTGGCCAGCGCGCCCCTGGATGATTCGAAACACTCATTTCGAGGCACCGACGGCCGGCGGCGAAATCACGCCCAGTTGGGTCGGGGTACCGATCTGGCTGGGTTCTACATTCGCATTCAACTCGTTGTAGCGAGCGGCGAATTCTTGATCCTGCTCGACGTATTTCTGGGCGATTGCGCGGTGGAGGTTTTGGATCTCCTCGACGATCTGATAGTGCTGCTCGAGGATGTCGAAGACGTTATTGTCCGAGTCCGTGGCCGGATTGACAATTTTGGCCTTACCGCGGAAGCGAGCCACCAGCGTCGCGGCCGAACTCATGCCGTCCGTCGTCTCGCCGAGACCCCAGTACTTTCGGTCCGAGATCGATTCCGCGATCCGTTGAAGGTTCCGGATCTCGTCCATGAAAGCCTGGCAGTCACGTTCGATGTAGACGAACTCGTCGGCGTTAACCCGCACTTCATTGCTGAAACTGACAGTCAGCTTGCCATCCTGAGCGTCCTTGATCGCGCTGGCCAACGGACCCGCAGACTGTGGCGTCGTATCGCTGCTCATCGTTGATCTTCCTCCCCTGTGCTCTTCGGTTTTGAACCAACCGAAGGTCGGCACAAGTCTAGAGGGTGGCAGGTATCGCTGGAACGATCTGCTCCGCCAGACGCTTAGCGATGTCACAAGAGTGCTGGGAGGCAGTCAGTTTGGCCGAAGGCGGGTTGCTGATACTGAGCTCGAGGCTTCCGCCCTTCATCTCAACGAGAAGGATGCAGTGCTCATGCTGATCCGTCTGATCATCGCTTGGGCGATAGGTAAGTGCCGCCCGCCCAGCTACATTGAGATCATCGGTCACAGTGTACTGACTGTTTGCGTGCACCATCGCCAGGGTGATGTTGGTGGTATCGATCGAGCCGAAGTAACCGTTGGACTGAACCCAGCCGCATCCGCGCCACTTGATGCCACCAGGCCTATCCGTGTTGTCGGCCCCCCCGTTCTTCAGCTTCTCCGACTGAATAAGACTCTGCGGGAGGTCTTTACACGCATCAAACCCCGCTGGTACATCCGCCGCGATGGTCGGCGTCACCGAGGCACTGTTCGTACTGCCCTTCGACTCCCCACCGGAATTGCACGCCGAAATCAGCATGATCATCCCCGCACCGAGAACCACACCCCGGACCACCCCACTCCAGCTGGCCATCTCGTCCTCTCGCGCCGGTGCCATCCCCGACCTGGGGCCGGACCGGCTTCCCCGCCCCCACAAAGCTCGTCTTGACCGTACCGGCCAGGTCACCACCACGCAAAGGCGTTGGTGATCCTGCAGAGTGGGTTCTACAGAGCCGCGCACGACGACAACGATGACGCTGGATGCGACGCTGCGGTTGCTTCGGATGTCGCCATCGTCAGCCGAGTAGATGCACGTCCACTTACCGTCGCCGACGCGCGGGCGTCGAGCCCTGAGAAAGGAATAGCCCCAGGCGACGAAAGCACCTGGAGCTCATTCAGTTTCGTGTGTCGACCGCCGATCAGGCGCGATCGAACTCGCCTTCTTTGACTCCTGCCGCAAAGGCATCCCACTCCGCGGGACTGAAAACCAGCGCCGGACCGGTGCGATCCTTGGAGTCCCGCACGCCAACCATGCCCCCGTTGAGGTGTGCAACTTCCACGCAGGCCTGGGCGTCCTTGCTGCGGCTGGACTTGAACCACTTTGCCCCGGATAGGTCGATGCTCACCCTTCGTACTCCCTTGCTATCTGGGCCACCAGTTCCCTGGATTTCCCCTCATCCAACGCGACACGCCGGATGCCCGCAAGTCCGGAGCGATACTGGTGAATCTCCGGCTCACGTTCCAGGTAGAGGGCACCTGTGTACCCCTCCACGTATACCACCGGGGGCTCCGACAGGTAGGCGGTCGGATGTTCAGGGAACTCCAGCAAGACGAAGCTCCCTACCTGCAGGCCGATATGCATTCCCGCGCTGAGCGGTACGACGCGAATCGACACGTTAGACATTTGAGACGCCTCTTCGAGGTGGCGCAGCTGGCGTCCCATAACCGCCGGACCACCGATCGGGTACCGCAACGCCGACTCGCACAACAGAGCATGCACAGTAAAGTTCTGGCTATCCTTCCGAAGCCGCTCTTGCCGCCGAATCGTCAACTCTACGTTGCGCTCCACCTCGGTCGGACTGACCTGCGGCTGCAGTGCCCAGACACCGGCGCGTCGATAATCGGCGGTCTGGAGGAGACCCGGCATCAGTGTGAGCTGAAAGGTCGTAAGCTCGCTGGCAAACTCTTCCAGGCCGATGAACAGGGCGAAGACTTCTGGAATGACATCTTCGTACGGGTGCCACCAGTTCTTCTGCTCGGCCAGCTCCACGAGACCGACAAGGACCTTCGTCTCGTCCGATGCCGCTCCGTACAGCTGGCAGAGTGCTTGCACATAAATCTCTTTCAGCTTCGGTCCCTGCTGTCCGGTTTCGATCCGCCACAACGTCTGCGCCGATACCCGAATGGCCTGCGCCGCAACCTTGGGCGGTACGCCCGATCCTTCCCGCAACCGCTTGAGCGCTCGGCCGAGCATACGACGCGGCAGAGTGGAGCCCGTTGAACCGATGGACATTCCTTAGCCTCGCTATCGGGTGATGTCGGTTTGGAATAAGTTTGCTCCTCGCCGTGGAATTTTGGAACAAACTTGGTCAATTCACGCGCTGAAATCTTCCACAGCTCTGCTGAGAAGCGTACTACTGAAATCACCCCGGTAGCCGGGATGTACCCGCCGCCTCAGTGAATCACTTTGTCACACAGGTTGTTTCGGCCTCGGCTACCGGGGATTCCAGATACTCACACCCACGTTCGGAGTCTCCGTATGCATGGCCTGCCCGTAACGAGCCACAGCGAATTGCCTGTGATGACAATCGAATACGCCCACGCGGTGATGCAGGCCCATCTGGACTGCGCTGCGTCGATGTGCCCG
Protein-coding sequences here:
- a CDS encoding DUF3558 domain-containing protein, giving the protein MIMLISACNSGGESKGSTNSASVTPTIAADVPAGFDACKDLPQSLIQSEKLKNGGADNTDRPGGIKWRGCGWVQSNGYFGSIDTTNITLAMVHANSQYTVTDDLNVAGRAALTYRPSDDQTDQHEHCILLVEMKGGSLELSISNPPSAKLTASQHSCDIAKRLAEQIVPAIPATL
- a CDS encoding ESX-1 secretion-associated protein — its product is MSDGGTPASGQNLSVVPEKVREVGKYVYELAEALRSALDSAAKDVASLTDGSWTGDAANEFSEGWTEVRDGGTTIMTALTGMAEKLGVTADTYQARDESNAAVLNTSSLDLP
- a CDS encoding helix-turn-helix transcriptional regulator, with protein sequence MSIGSTGSTLPRRMLGRALKRLREGSGVPPKVAAQAIRVSAQTLWRIETGQQGPKLKEIYVQALCQLYGAASDETKVLVGLVELAEQKNWWHPYEDVIPEVFALFIGLEEFASELTTFQLTLMPGLLQTADYRRAGVWALQPQVSPTEVERNVELTIRRQERLRKDSQNFTVHALLCESALRYPIGGPAVMGRQLRHLEEASQMSNVSIRVVPLSAGMHIGLQVGSFVLLEFPEHPTAYLSEPPVVYVEGYTGALYLEREPEIHQYRSGLAGIRRVALDEGKSRELVAQIAREYEG
- a CDS encoding DUF397 domain-containing protein, producing MSIDLSGAKWFKSSRSKDAQACVEVAHLNGGMVGVRDSKDRTGPALVFSPAEWDAFAAGVKEGEFDRA
- a CDS encoding WXG100 family type VII secretion target; this encodes MSSQFSVDLDHLDEIVVRLSGLAGFIGEHLDEIDDRVATLTGSGWEGVAAQAYADAHTQWVTGAREFVEGVKDMSDAAKAAHTRYTTAHDTNYKMFSQG